The Euphorbia lathyris chromosome 3, ddEupLath1.1, whole genome shotgun sequence genome contains a region encoding:
- the LOC136223500 gene encoding oligopeptide transporter 1-like isoform X3, whose product MAFLFLLLHCLMLNFSMEGFNRQLQLPYWGVLLAISLAFLFTLPIGVIQATTNQQPGLNAITELIIRYMYPGRALANVTFKTYGYISMSQAIMYVFNRILILLLYYYYTRICMRLRIFFLFPVTIKCIYRK is encoded by the exons ATGG CTTTTCTCTTCTTGCTGCTGCATTGTCTCATGTTAAATTTTTCTATGGAAG GGTTTAACAGGCAATTGCAGCTTCCTTACTGGGGTGTTCTGCTAGCTATTAGTCTGGCTTTCCTTTTTACACTTCCAATTGGTGTTATCCAAGCAACTACAAATCAG CAACCTGGATTGAATGCTATAACAGAGCTTATAATCAGGTACATGTATCCGGGAAGAGCACTAGCAAATGTGACATTTAAGACATATGGTTACATTAGCATGTCACAAGCTATTATGTATGTATTTAATCGGattttgatattgttgttgTACTATTACTATACACGAATTTGTATGAGactgagaattttttttttatttcctgtAACCATCAAATGTATATACAGGAAATAA
- the LOC136223500 gene encoding uncharacterized protein isoform X1, protein MIRESFATSKVFCSSRRDDVILSRLLASPRPPPAPNIIPVHWLKPPPGWVKVNMDGSAFGTPGEAGAGAFLFLLLHCLMLNFSMEGFNRQLQLPYWGVLLAISLAFLFTLPIGVIQATTNQQPGLNAITELIIRYMYPGRALANVTFKTYGYISMSQAIMYVFNRILILLLYYYYTRICMRLRIFFLFPVTIKCIYRK, encoded by the exons atgattcgagagtcctttgcCACTTCTAAAGTTTTTTGCTCTTCACGTAGAGATGATGTTATCTTATcccgtcttctggcttctcctaggccgcctccggctcccaacattattccggtccattggcttaaacctcctccgggttgggttaaagtcaatatggacggctctgcttttggcactccaggcgaggcaggagcgggag CTTTTCTCTTCTTGCTGCTGCATTGTCTCATGTTAAATTTTTCTATGGAAG GGTTTAACAGGCAATTGCAGCTTCCTTACTGGGGTGTTCTGCTAGCTATTAGTCTGGCTTTCCTTTTTACACTTCCAATTGGTGTTATCCAAGCAACTACAAATCAG CAACCTGGATTGAATGCTATAACAGAGCTTATAATCAGGTACATGTATCCGGGAAGAGCACTAGCAAATGTGACATTTAAGACATATGGTTACATTAGCATGTCACAAGCTATTATGTATGTATTTAATCGGattttgatattgttgttgTACTATTACTATACACGAATTTGTATGAGactgagaattttttttttatttcctgtAACCATCAAATGTATATACAGGAAATAA
- the LOC136223500 gene encoding sexual differentiation process protein isp4-like isoform X2: MIRESFATSKVFCSSRRDDVILSRLLASPRPPPAPNIIPVHWLKPPPGWVKVNMDGSAFGTPGEAGAGGFNRQLQLPYWGVLLAISLAFLFTLPIGVIQATTNQQPGLNAITELIIRYMYPGRALANVTFKTYGYISMSQAIMYVFNRILILLLYYYYTRICMRLRIFFLFPVTIKCIYRK; encoded by the exons atgattcgagagtcctttgcCACTTCTAAAGTTTTTTGCTCTTCACGTAGAGATGATGTTATCTTATcccgtcttctggcttctcctaggccgcctccggctcccaacattattccggtccattggcttaaacctcctccgggttgggttaaagtcaatatggacggctctgcttttggcactccaggcgaggcaggagcgggag GGTTTAACAGGCAATTGCAGCTTCCTTACTGGGGTGTTCTGCTAGCTATTAGTCTGGCTTTCCTTTTTACACTTCCAATTGGTGTTATCCAAGCAACTACAAATCAG CAACCTGGATTGAATGCTATAACAGAGCTTATAATCAGGTACATGTATCCGGGAAGAGCACTAGCAAATGTGACATTTAAGACATATGGTTACATTAGCATGTCACAAGCTATTATGTATGTATTTAATCGGattttgatattgttgttgTACTATTACTATACACGAATTTGTATGAGactgagaattttttttttatttcctgtAACCATCAAATGTATATACAGGAAATAA
- the LOC136223686 gene encoding terpene synthase 6, chloroplastic-like, producing MLVSLSSPSLSTPSTSSEHAITTSIHAPTDAPLKLRKMDNGKVTLLDVNLKKMGDVVRKNIPLLGSASSYDTAWVGMVASQNSSEPEPLFPECLKWIMENQHPDGSWSLYPSHPLLIKDSLSSTLACLLSLHKWNLAPKLVHTGLDFIATNLWAATDIRQRSPMGFDIIFPGMIHQAIDLGINLPFNNSSIHNMLSNPHLHITSLEEGKTSHLAYFAEGLNRLNDWKQLLQYQRSNGSLFNSPSTTAAAAIHIGDEKCLHYLKSLIKQFDNGAVPTLYPLDVNTRINIIDILEKFGIHRYFTDEITNLLDDTYRSWMEGNEEIFLDPGSCAMGFRLLRKHGYDITSDSLAKFEKKEIFYHSASVHESDTKSILELYKASQMRILQNEPVLDRIYGWTSILLRDQLVKGLIENKSLSEEVNFALGHPYANLDRLETRSYIDNYNAHDVPLLKTSYRSSNIDNKDLLTIASQDFNMCQAMHRKELDYLERWVKEYKLDTLKFARQKTAYGFFTIAAILSDPQHSDARISWAQNTVFVTIVDDFFDYGGSMEELHNLIDLLHKWDDHLTIGFKSEKVEIIFNAMYGTINQLAAKARLQQGRCVRTHLVNLWILVMKNMLKEAEWARYNLVPTMYEYLAAGHITIGLGPVLLIALYFMGYELSEHVVASQEYNSIYLHVSIIARLLNDRVTVKRESAEGKLNGVSLLMEHGRGDVDEKTSMKEVERLIESHKRELLRLVVKRKEGSVVPKSCKDLAWRVSKVLHLLYMDDDGFTCPVKMVNATNAIVNQPLLLTP from the exons ATGTTAGTATCTCTATCCAGTCCTTCTCTGAGCACACCCTCCACCTCCTCCGAGCATGCCATAACCACCAGCATCCATGCTCCCACTG ATGCGCCTTTGAAATTGAGGAAGATGGATAATGGGAAGGTGACATTATTA GacgtaaatttaaaaaaaatgggaGATGTAGTGAGGAAAAATATACCTTTACTTGGTAGTGCTTCTTCCTATGATACTGCTTGGGTTGGAATGGTAGCTTCTCAAAATTCATCAGAGCCTGAACCATTATTTCCAGAATGTCTGAAATGGATAATGGAGAATCAACATCCAGATGGATCATGGTCTCTCTATCCTTCTCATCCTCTTCTTATTAAAGACTCTCTTTCTTCCACTCTCGCCTGCCTACTTTCTTTGCATAAATGGAATTTGGCCCCCAAGCTTGTCCATACTG GGCTGGACTTCATCGCAACTAATCTATGGGCAGCCACAGACATTCGTCAACGATCACCTATGGGGTTTGACATCATATTTCCAGGCATGATTCACCAAGCCATCGACTTAGGCATCAATCTTCCTTTCAATAACTCTTCAATTCACAACATGCTCTCCAACCCACATCTCCATATCACAAG TTtggaagaaggaaaaacaagccaTCTAGCATATTTTGCAGAGGGATTGAATAGATTAAACGATTGGAAACAGCTTCTGCAATATCAAAGAAGCAATGGCTCACTCTTCAATTCACCATCTACTACTGCTGCTGCCGCTATTCATATTGGTGACGAAAAATGTCTCCATTATTTGAAATCTCTAATCAAACAATTTGATAATGGTGCTG TTCCTACACTTTATCCTCTGGATGTGAATACCAGAATAAATATAATCGACATTTTGGAAAAGTTTGGGATCCACAGATATTTCACCGACGAAATTACAAATCTACTAGATGATACATACAG ATCTTGGATGGAAGGGAATGAAGAAATATTTTTAGATCCTGGAAGTTGCGCAATGGGGTTTCGGCTTCTGAGAAAGCATGGTTATGATATTACTTCAG ATTCGTTGGCAAAGTTTGAGAAAAAAGAGATTTTTTACCATTCAGCTAGTGTACATGAAAGTGATACCAAGTCCATTCTTGAGTTATACAAAGCTTCCCAAATGAGAATTTTGCAAAATGAACCTGTTCTTGATAGAATTTATGGTTGGACAAGCATTTTGCTCAGAGATCAGTTAGTGAAAGGGTTAATTGAAAACAAGAGTTTGTCCGAAGAGGTTAATTTTGCTTTGGGACATCCATATGCTAATTTGGATAGACTTGAAACCCGCTCTTATATTGATAATTACAATGCACATGACGTCCCACTTCTTAAGACATCGTATAG GTCTTCCAATATTGATAACAAAGATTTGTTGACAATTGCATCCCAAGATTTTAACATGTGCCAAGCCATGCATCGCAAGGAACTTGATTATCTTGAGAg GTGGGTGAAAGAATACAAATTGGACACTCTGAAATTTGCAAGGCAGAAGACTGCCTATGGTTTTTTTACAATTGCCGCAATACTTTCAGATCCTCAGCACTCTGATGCTCGAATCTCATGGGCACAAAACACTGTTTTTGTCACAATTGTCGATGATTTCTTTGACTATGGAGGTTCAATGGAGGAACTGCATAACCTTATTGACCTTCTTCACAA ATGGGATGATCACTTAACGATTGGATTCAAATCTGAAAAAGTGGAGATAATATTTAATGCAATGTATGGCACAATCAATCAACTTGCCGCCAAAGCCAGATTACAACAAGGCCGATGTGTTCGAACTCACTTAGTTAATTTA TGGATATTAGTGATGAAAAATATGCTAAAGGAGGCAGAATGGGCAAGATACAATTTGGTCCCTACAATGTACGAGTACTTAGCAGCTGGACATATAACTATTGGGCTAGGACCTGTGCTTCTGATTGCACTTTATTTCATGGGGTATGAACTTTCTGAACATGTTGTAGCAAGTCAAGAATACAATAGTATTTATTTACATGTCAGCATCATTGCCCGGCTTCTAAACGATCGCGTCACGGTTAAG AGAGAAAGTGCAGAAGGAAAATTGAATGGTGTGAGTTTATTGATGGAACATGGCCGAGGAGATGTTGATGAGAAAACGAGTATGAAGGAAGTAGAAAGACTAATTGAGAGTCATAAGAGAGAATTGTTAAGGTTAGTTGTGAAGAGAAAAGAAGGTAGTGTTGTCCCTAAAAGCTGCAAAGATCTAGCTTGGAGAGTTAGCAAGGTTTTGCATCTTTTATATATGGATGATGATGGATTTACATGTCCAGTTAAGATGGTTAATGCCACGAATGCTATTGTTAATCAGCCACTCCTTTTAACTCCTTAG